In Bacillus cereus ATCC 14579, a single window of DNA contains:
- a CDS encoding endonuclease NucS domain-containing protein: MNNEVILQNRLIVKPDVIEEGLTLIERETRLKNGKKCDILFKDKENRKLYVEVKETINNKSIEQLSGYQKIVNCKDSRFMLVANNCVNDKYKDKLREQKLEFKVINKDDIVIRLEKVLNVIKGDAEFRSREGVFKALKEQGKIAIEIYNYVAIKLHSIETPIICNISDGIMFHPVNTNNKFLSITTKRDRLLFHFPNGNRDGIYSQFKGRIPELYYSRSGDKNQIDIKLSNIKCLENVKPLIDKAFISIF; this comes from the coding sequence ATGAATAACGAAGTTATCTTACAAAATAGGCTTATTGTTAAACCAGATGTAATTGAAGAAGGCTTAACCTTGATTGAAAGGGAAACAAGGTTAAAGAATGGGAAAAAATGTGATATTTTATTTAAAGACAAAGAGAATAGAAAGCTTTATGTAGAAGTAAAAGAAACTATTAATAATAAGTCCATAGAACAATTAAGTGGATATCAGAAGATAGTTAACTGTAAAGATAGCAGATTTATGTTGGTAGCTAATAATTGTGTTAACGATAAATACAAAGATAAATTAAGAGAGCAGAAGTTAGAATTTAAGGTTATTAATAAAGATGATATTGTTATTCGTTTAGAAAAGGTGTTGAATGTCATTAAAGGTGATGCAGAATTTAGGTCAAGAGAAGGTGTATTTAAGGCATTAAAAGAGCAAGGGAAAATAGCAATTGAAATTTATAATTATGTGGCAATAAAATTGCATTCAATTGAAACTCCTATTATATGTAATATCTCAGATGGAATCATGTTTCATCCTGTGAATACTAATAATAAATTCTTGTCAATTACGACTAAACGGGATAGATTATTATTTCATTTTCCTAATGGGAATAGGGATGGAATATATTCGCAATTTAAGGGGAGGATTCCTGAATTATATTATAGTAGAAGTGGTGATAAAAATCAGATAGATATCAAGTTAAGTAATATAAAATGTCTTGAAAATGTAAAACCTTTGATTGATAAAGCATTCATTAGTATATTCTAA